The Terriglobales bacterium genome has a window encoding:
- the asd gene encoding aspartate-semialdehyde dehydrogenase, which translates to MPNKIPIGILGATGMVGQRFVQLLEHHPWFEVTWLAASERSSGLSYAEAARWKLNTPIPERVAGMRVSDAAPDGAPKVIFAALDAGIAKELEPKFAEAGHAVITNSSAFRMQADVPLVIPEVNGDHLKLIDKQPSRKRNGGFIATNPNCSAIGLVMALAPLHRVFGVEAVFVATMQAVSGAGYPGVASLDILGNVIPFIPKEEEKLEAETRKLLGVLENGAVKDAAFKISAQCNRVAVEDGHTESVSIKLKKSARAEEILEQWRSFRARPQEISLPTAPEHPVIYDSSVDRPQPRLDVNRGRGMSATVGRLRPCGLLDWKFSVLSHNTIRGAAGAALLNAELLKYDGYLC; encoded by the coding sequence ATGCCGAACAAGATCCCCATCGGAATACTTGGCGCGACCGGCATGGTCGGACAGCGTTTTGTGCAGCTCCTGGAGCACCATCCTTGGTTCGAGGTGACATGGCTGGCGGCTTCTGAGCGTTCATCCGGACTTTCTTATGCTGAAGCCGCGCGCTGGAAGTTGAACACGCCCATTCCTGAGCGTGTCGCCGGGATGCGCGTGAGTGATGCCGCACCCGATGGCGCGCCCAAAGTCATTTTTGCGGCCCTCGATGCAGGAATTGCAAAGGAACTCGAGCCGAAGTTTGCTGAGGCTGGGCACGCCGTCATCACCAACTCCAGCGCGTTTCGGATGCAGGCAGACGTGCCGCTGGTGATTCCCGAGGTAAACGGCGATCACCTGAAGCTGATCGACAAGCAACCGTCCCGCAAGCGCAACGGCGGATTCATCGCCACAAACCCAAATTGCTCCGCTATCGGACTCGTCATGGCGCTGGCTCCGCTTCACCGTGTCTTCGGCGTGGAAGCGGTCTTCGTAGCAACCATGCAGGCCGTGAGTGGCGCTGGATACCCGGGCGTCGCTTCGCTCGACATCCTCGGCAACGTAATTCCGTTTATTCCCAAAGAAGAAGAGAAACTGGAAGCCGAAACCCGGAAGCTCTTGGGCGTGCTGGAAAACGGAGCGGTAAAGGATGCTGCGTTCAAGATCAGCGCGCAGTGCAACCGCGTCGCGGTGGAAGATGGCCACACGGAATCTGTTTCGATCAAGTTGAAAAAGTCAGCCAGAGCAGAGGAGATTCTGGAGCAGTGGCGTTCGTTCCGCGCTCGTCCTCAGGAGATTTCGCTGCCCACGGCTCCCGAGCATCCAGTGATTTATGACAGCTCAGTCGACCGTCCTCAGCCGCGCCTCGACGTGAATCGCGGACGCGGAATGAGCGCCACTGTCGGGCGTCTGCGTCCGTGCGGGTTGCTCGACTGGAAGTTCAGCGTTTTGTCGCACAACACGATTCGTGGCGCGGCAGGCGCTGCGCTGCTCAATGCTGAGCTGCTCAAGTACGATGGATACTTGTGTTGA